One genomic segment of Cyanobacteriota bacterium includes these proteins:
- a CDS encoding zinc ABC transporter substrate-binding protein: MTTHPPQRWTHHLLSSAVMLCSLWIGSCQPNATTQSPAMNRDGKPDVVTTSTIITDWTQQIAGDRATVIGILKPGDDPHIYEPVPADSRSLEEAELILYNGYNLEPNIIKLINAAGISAHKVAVGEVIAPLQLNDRQRGVVPDPHVWGSAKNAIVMVALIRDELIRLSPSDKTTFSHNAEVLIRELERLHQWIPQQIQTIPTQQRQLVTTHDAFQYYANTYGLKVAGTLIGISTEEQPSAQTVQQLAESIRQLGVPTIFAETTINPRLITTVAEAAQVKLATPPLYSDSIGAPGSPGDTYINMRVVNTRTIVKNLGGQVTPF; encoded by the coding sequence ATGACTACTCACCCACCTCAACGATGGACGCATCATCTCCTATCTAGTGCGGTCATGCTGTGCAGCTTGTGGATAGGGAGCTGTCAGCCCAACGCTACAACCCAGAGTCCGGCTATGAATAGGGATGGCAAGCCTGATGTAGTGACAACTAGCACAATAATTACGGACTGGACGCAGCAAATTGCAGGTGATAGGGCTACAGTAATTGGGATCCTGAAACCAGGTGATGATCCCCACATTTATGAACCGGTACCTGCTGATAGTAGATCGTTGGAAGAGGCAGAGCTAATTCTTTACAACGGCTATAATCTAGAGCCGAACATCATTAAACTGATCAATGCGGCTGGGATCTCGGCTCACAAGGTAGCTGTGGGTGAGGTAATTGCCCCCCTGCAACTGAACGATCGTCAACGGGGTGTTGTCCCCGATCCCCATGTGTGGGGTAGTGCTAAGAACGCGATCGTTATGGTGGCACTCATTCGGGATGAATTGATACGCCTTTCCCCAAGTGATAAGACTACGTTCTCTCACAATGCAGAGGTATTGATACGTGAGCTAGAGCGACTACATCAATGGATCCCGCAGCAAATTCAGACGATCCCCACTCAGCAACGGCAATTAGTTACCACCCATGATGCCTTTCAGTACTATGCCAACACCTATGGGTTGAAAGTAGCAGGAACATTAATCGGCATCAGTACAGAGGAGCAACCTAGTGCTCAAACAGTGCAGCAATTGGCAGAGTCAATTCGCCAACTGGGGGTGCCAACTATTTTTGCCGAAACCACCATCAATCCTCGGCTAATTACAACGGTCGCAGAAGCAGCCCAAGTAAAGCTAGCAACACCACCACTGTATTCTGACTCAATCGGTGCTCCTGGCAGCCCTGGTGATACATATATCAACATGAGGGTGGTCAATACCCGCACGATCGTCAAAAATCTAGGTGGCCAAGTTACCCCTTTTTAG
- a CDS encoding metal ABC transporter ATP-binding protein, protein MMNTGTIVVDRLTVHYRQVQALRNVSFSLEAGHLVGIVGPNGAGKSTLLKAMVGLIPTLAGVVRYNDRPLTTQLDRVAYVPQRSQIDWTFPATVWDVVLMGRVLKSGWFQRVSAVSKQVAMAALERVGMDKYRDRRLGNLSGGQQQRVFLARALAQEADLLFLDEPFVGVDQATEDILFQIFAELAAAGKTVLVVNHDLGESITHFEQLLLLNQDLIAFGSRQQVLTPEHMTRAYGGQVAFFSAA, encoded by the coding sequence ATGATGAATACTGGCACGATCGTTGTTGATCGGTTAACGGTGCATTATCGACAGGTGCAAGCCTTGCGGAATGTGAGTTTTTCCCTAGAGGCTGGGCACTTAGTTGGTATTGTTGGCCCTAATGGTGCGGGTAAAAGTACCCTGTTAAAGGCTATGGTGGGTCTAATTCCTACCCTGGCAGGGGTTGTGCGCTACAACGATCGTCCTCTAACGACACAGCTTGACCGTGTAGCCTACGTCCCCCAACGATCGCAGATTGACTGGACGTTTCCAGCCACGGTTTGGGATGTGGTGCTAATGGGGCGTGTGCTGAAGTCGGGCTGGTTTCAACGGGTGTCTGCGGTTAGCAAGCAGGTTGCCATGGCGGCCCTAGAGCGTGTGGGCATGGATAAGTATCGCGATCGTCGCTTGGGTAACCTCTCTGGTGGTCAGCAACAGCGAGTGTTTTTGGCACGGGCGCTAGCACAAGAAGCTGATTTGCTCTTCCTCGATGAACCCTTTGTAGGGGTAGATCAGGCTACAGAAGATATCCTCTTCCAAATTTTTGCTGAGTTAGCCGCCGCGGGCAAAACTGTCCTAGTAGTCAACCATGATTTAGGGGAGTCAATCACCCACTTTGAACAGTTGTTGCTATTAAATCAAGACCTCATCGCCTTTGGTTCTCGACAGCAGGTGTTGACTCCAGAGCATATGACCCGTGCCTACGGCGGTCAAGTGGCCTTCTTTTCGGCTGCCTAG
- a CDS encoding UDP-3-O-(3-hydroxymyristoyl)glucosamine N-acyltransferase produces MRFTDLVQKLGATASSLTVLPDVQPEITGTSPIHQAQPATLSYVESTKYAPAIDHTVASALVLPMDEAIQQRATARGLAWLATPQPRLTFAQAIALFYQPFRQPPGIHPTAV; encoded by the coding sequence ATGCGGTTTACAGACCTGGTGCAAAAACTTGGAGCAACGGCGAGCAGTCTGACAGTTTTGCCCGATGTCCAGCCAGAGATTACGGGCACTTCACCCATTCATCAAGCCCAGCCCGCTACCCTCAGCTATGTGGAAAGCACGAAGTATGCCCCAGCAATTGACCATACTGTCGCTAGTGCTTTGGTTTTGCCCATGGATGAGGCAATTCAGCAGCGAGCAACAGCACGGGGCCTAGCTTGGTTGGCTACACCTCAGCCCCGCCTCACCTTTGCCCAGGCGATCGCCCTATTTTATCAGCCCTTTCGTCAGCCCCCCGGCATTCACCCCACGGCTGTC